From the Saccharomycodes ludwigii strain NBRC 1722 chromosome I, whole genome shotgun sequence genome, one window contains:
- the SWP82 gene encoding Swp82p (similar to Saccharomyces cerevisiae YFL049W | SWP82 | SWi/snf-associated Protein) produces the protein MTIYRTVETDNHNLYLLKQAIFYLSNKNDYQCGELNEFPLKIPLPPANYCEYISSPDSLISSYKLNIVDNEGETKIDSFGYLLNERKYNITTFTLPQYKKHKNENTSINNNIIQQTKEEEGEEHEDGKVKDRTLYILLKDLYSLLGNLPTRGDKEEDWVQKFNNVYPEIRTFNLSKLINSSAYTDFFLKKLNIGRDPGNILKEEDCIIIHAKAAFVRFGALLVNSGIRIIDDYWDLTAKDQGFTYQNRVFPIALDIVKKAKKILFINPNDTKTLEEKGDTEFNFSDIKTDDHFENPYLTVIEQPSMELKRAYNNFQQQYVHYQNIYDFYSADDNAYNHIPTMKEIQQKQEEEQNKTYVMENFNDNGDNTNSYYNNAILDKRKKSRSGVNIGYGNNEDLDSSSTHLKNNATNNGLYYTTDRINETLSSLRHLIVPGQNITGSLELSANFKVPKYYSKLSFLQTGSNNMDSPIGTNVRDDLHESVNTPIHNNGCNGTTTSHKRLLADLLPEQNYSSRSISGMEKGPNILKMFTDKADTLKSNELNINGWKFETLPLRSKMNKKLLSTVGIDGEEQKYSARGLPIFNNELQLVNRLRKLTPLQIRDLEREHDSVQFNKGVNIIAGIRETKWKKYWIFKAGLPIIKTNNIKDSNYYYYYYGDDLMNKGDISSSKGNLLLSGNVKINGATIKKKKRAYHNPWTNRGRGRGRGRGRGRGRGRGGYMTSRTVITKVEDKDMDASTDNFGTSDSLSKHANKDNTTIMATANDNRISNVNPMEFPKDNMSTDTPSQGVTTLSIEGGSNDIEGVKKDLDRNSKLMQEVNKDKMEDGLKQEKTNDNVYEDDLHQQEITQNGGDENQEVDEDGEDEEDSVEDTADDVEEMEENDVADDEQENNKDNSVQSPVTPYTPIESKNDEKTENRSLDMHKAENVELLETSSKNKNILKTNKEWHNYIFKEYLPNVIYKQEEIMNSQYDAGRNCDILTIRKRIPTVNKLGNGNITGFSPPYANGSE, from the coding sequence ATGACGATATATCGAACAGTAGAAACTGACAAccataatttatatttgttgaaACAAGCTATATTTTATCtatctaataaaaatgactATCAGTGCGGTGAATTAAACGAAtttcctttaaaaatacCACTACCACCAGCAAACTATTGCGAGTATATTTCATCGCCTGattctttaatttcatcatataaattaaatattgttgataatgaaggtgaaacaaaaatagaTTCATTTGGATACCTATTGaatgaaagaaaatataatatcaCCACCTTCACTCTCCcacaatataaaaaacataaaaatgaaaatacttctattaacaataacattatccaacaaacaaaagaagaagaggggGAGGAGCATGAAGATGGGAAAGTGAAAGATAGAACTTTATACATTTTGTTAAAGGATTTATATTCATTGCTAGGAAACTTACCTACAAGAGGAGACAAAGAAGAGGATTGGGTTCAGAAATTTAATAACGTTTATCCTGAAATTAGAACATTTAatctttcaaaattaatcaATAGTTCGGCATATAcggatttttttttaaaaaagctTAATATTGGCAGAGATCCTGGTAACATTTTGAAGGAAGAAGATTGTATAATAATTCATGCTAAAGCTGCTTTTGTTAGGTTTGGTGCTTTATTGGTAAATTCTGGCATTCGGATTATAGATGATTATTGGGATTTAACTGCTAAGGATCAAGGGTTTACTTACCAAAACCGTGTTTTTCCGATTGCTTTGGACATAGTTAAaaaggcaaaaaaaatattatttatcaaTCCTAATGATACCAAGACTTTGGAAGAAAAGGGAGATActgaatttaatttttctgaCATTAAAACAGACGATCATTTTGAAAACCCATACTTGACCGTTATTGAACAGCCTTCTATGGAATTGAAAAGGGCCTACAACAATTTTCAACAGCAATATGTGCATTACCAAAACATATATGATTTTTATAGTGCCGATGATAATGCTTATAATCATATACCTACTATGAAAGAAATACAACAGAAACaggaagaagaacaaaataaaacttatGTCATGGAAAACtttaatgataatggtgataatactaatagtTATTACAATAATGCCATCTTagataaaagaaaaaagtctAGAAGTGGAGTTAATATAGGTTACGGAAATAATGAAGATCTGGATAGTTCTAGTAcccatttaaaaaataatgcaaCAAATAATGGTTTATATTACACAACTGATCGTATCAATGAAACTCTATCTTCTTTAAGACACCTTATTGTACCAGGGCAGAATATCACGGGTTCTTTAGAACTAAGTGCAAATTTTAAAGTACCTAAGTACTATAGTAAGTTATCCTTTTTGCAAACCGGCAGTAACAATATGGATAGTCCTATTGGTACAAATGTTCGAGATGACCTACACGAGTCTGTAAATACACctattcataataatggGTGCAATGGCACTACTACCAGCCATAAGAGATTATTAGCTGATTTATTGCCCGAACAGAATTATAGTTCTAGAAGTATATCAGGCATGGAGAAGGGACCCAATAtcttaaaaatgtttactGATAAAGCAGATACACTTAAATCCAATGAGTTAAATATAAACGGTTGGAAATTTGAAACTTTGCCTTTAAGATCCAAAATGAACAAGAAACTTCTAAGTACTGTCGGTATAGATGGAGAAGAACAGAAATATTCCGCTAGAGGGCTACCgatatttaataatgaacTTCAATTGGTTAATAGGTTAAGAAAGTTGACCCCTTTGCAAATTAGGGATTTAGAACGTGAACATGATTCAGTTCAATTTAACAAGGGCGTCAACATAATAGCTGGGATTAGAGAAAcgaaatggaaaaaatattggataTTTAAAGCTGGTTTGcctattattaaaacaaataacatCAAAGATtccaattattattattattattatggcGATGATTTGATGAATAAAGGTGACATTAGCAGTTCTAAAGGGAACTTGCTTTTATCAGGCaatgttaaaattaatggAGCAAcaatcaagaaaaaaaaaagggctTATCACAATCCATGGACTAACAGAGGTAGGGGGAGAGGACGTGGGCGAGGACGTGGGAGAGGACGTGGTAGAGGCGGTTATATGACATCACGTACTGTAATAACTAAAGTTGAGGATAAAGATATGGATGCAAGTACTGATAACTTTGGGACTAGTGATTCTCTTTCTAAACATGCGAATAAGGATAATACTACCATTATGGCAACTGCTAATGACAATAGGATTAGTAATGTCAATCCTATGGAATTTCCTAAGGATAATATGTCTACTGATACTCCTTCTCAAGGCGTTACCACATTGTCAATAGAGGGAGGTAGTAATGATATAGAAGGGGTGAAAAAAGACTTGGATCGAAATTCTAAACTCATGCAAGAGGTGAACAAAGACAAAATGGAAGATGGgttaaaacaagaaaagaCCAATGATAATGTATATGAAGATGATCTACACCAACAAGAAATAACTCAGAATGGTGGCGATGAAAATCAGGAAGTGGATGAGGATGgagaagatgaagaagattCTGTCGAAGACACGGCGGATGATGTAGAGGAAATGGAGGAAAATGATGTAGCAGATGATGAGCAAGAGAATAATAAGGATAATAGTGTTCAATCTCCGGTAACACCATATACGCCCATTGAATCTAAAAATGATGAGAAAACCGAGAATAGGAGTCTGGATATGCATAAAGCTGAGAATGTTGAATTGTTGGAAACCTCttctaaaaacaaaaatattctaaaaacaaacaaagaatggcataattatatatttaaagaatATTTACCTAATGTAATTTATaaacaagaagaaataaTGAATTCT
- the MSB1 gene encoding Msb1p (similar to Saccharomyces cerevisiae YOR188W | MSB1 | Multicopy Suppression of a Budding defect), with protein MVDTNKPLPSTEKLTKKKNPNNLNLEDDEDDEFEFFHEFKPSNVKSLVHIITTQLKASLDIEYLFLPFRKEQTNENLLKFLNSIFPLGNGVPLSNDAKILKIVQKTTPDTLFQTLKYIWCRLPNGEIIGWEAYNKFLKKEKKMHYPQRAFLEIMPKCLKSPDHASLVYDFFDLLVAFASNSKINKLSARKISRMCAIWAFSCEAQNITNGSNQHQQHQSSAKSLDFSSAQLQDIKKLGNNSYEQGLAEWLPASNAVFHLTMAFIKSFLPPEKESSHKPMDNLPLDFPKSLRHVLYDNEYPPNSNSWYTGSSTILTVPLVTLKTTKFSKKPWSLFERCGNCLNFDNPNDFGTREDYAILKSLFNNKKRDTVEAVSKKMSKQSKKLMKEMTTKHSTFQAGWAKKRCVPPLKKVNVKDEIEIKRVDIDDYFIWTWMSSISNEQTSFKKKIFGRSLISEFEFDGFKKWVIIEESDKTLDYITRLNATSSANNLTLNGTKEKKNSAIDKIHDTAKGDKRNATPVYEKFQKLNMEKSMTHIPRSKNFEPELGPQLRKQHKAETSVHSIEHKLAKWNPLNNLRKKSETSITSLEPSPDVASDAYLEERGESLLSPAKQTTAFNKNNGDLSDLKDSNRITPSLEQKTNMLQQPSIHEQSKNSDRVISSFSLLKPGEYELPPLELGDDNFAIDLPILDAIQVEDEDIRKYELEREQRQLEKNRLQEEEEKKRLHEEEQKQKTLLAKLQKKQIEQQRQQNQAMKEEEPPYEKDSRHNERFTAKNNSGTIDRQVEVIDLEADDLSDAVDDLTSQIYQFDRNLTQKRQNTPHYKPEEEIRVTSSRYDSNTIVTQNSEEEQGGNETNSLIKPLNLGSVESLSYLVNDDAGENCRVAMPQQQQHEQYQYPNDQYPNAAKNRDFYAQQQSERRGRSHDNHMDYALNELNSESPLRITHRPPSPVSNPYKKDQFSEQYSYTGDHPPIASASPMNTYQKGSPKFMQQHTLNSEHPRSPSPYNNNNNNNNNNNNNNNNVNIARAGAMPSSYNHNTVNPPVNPPSPYNNGHNNMNTNRSPMHPSSYNNNVVIPQTKSPSPYNGGMSPSPYNGGMSPSPYNGGTSPSFYNRGTSPSPYNRGTSPSPYNRGTSPSPYNRGTSPSPGTPNNNTASNFGTGNIVVQHAKSPQPRIQGGTGNTCGLQSQVSYSPQYEAGAGLVASRGRSPSPQNRSSSPHGRSPSPVYVENRVGMGQPSHSFTSPQMAYQKQDNNADRNAINQNKQKASANRNPYVIPRVESNPQLRIHQTQPQQNEFQPRGRGINGNFPVQKNLSAVPPMIVVSGSPGTNTVASSPPRANTMMNMPPSPQYQRGSVSPYRQTPSNNSMMPTSPPNMYNAQMPRANSMQNMPTSPYRQQQPPMHHNNMNWGGPIPSKQQQYIPRNTYGPNAEADEMENPIVSKVVSEMPVAPRVNKLHSGNVYKSKGRKQLYDQIRGGDFGI; from the coding sequence atggttgaTACTAATAAACCATTACCCAGTACCGAGAAACTtactaaaaagaaaaatccaaataatttaaatcttgaggatgatgaagatgatgaatttGAGTTTTTCCATGAATTCAAACCAAGCAATGTAAAATCATTAGTTCATATAATAactacacagttgaaagCCTCGTTGGATAtagaatatttatttttgcctTTTAGAAAGGAACAAACCAACGagaatttattgaaatttttaaattctatTTTCCCGTTGGGTAATGGTGTCCCACTATCAAATGATGCtaagatattaaaaattgttcAAAAAACAACGCCAGATACACTATTTCAAACtctaaaatatatatggtGTAGATTACCCAACGGTGAAATTATTGGTTGGGAAgcatataataaatttctgaaaaaggaaaaaaaaatgcattaTCCTCAGCGGGCGTTTCTAGAAATCATGCCTAAATGTTTGAAATCGCCTGATCATGCCTCGTTGGTTTAcgatttttttgatttgttGGTTGCGTTTGCTTCTAAttctaaaataaacaaattaagTGCTAGAAAAATATCACGTATGTGCGCTATTTGGGCATTTTCATGCGAAGCTCAAAACATCACGAACGGATCCAATCAACACCAACAGCATCAGTCAAGTGCTAAATCTTTGGATTTTAGCAGTGCCCAATTGCAAGATATTAAGAAATTGGGGAATAATTCATACGAACAAGGTTTAGCCGAATGGCTACCAGCTTCAAATGCTGTTTTTCACTTAACTATGGCCTTCATCAAAAGTTTCCTGCCGCCTGAAAAGGAATCATCTCACAAACCGATGGATAATCTCCCATTGGATTTCCCTAAAAGTTTACGCCACGTTTTATACGATAACGAATATCCACCAAATTCCAATTCATGGTATACTGGATCAAGCACAATATTGACGGTTCCATTGGTGACCTTAAAAACCACTAAATTTTCTAAGAAGCCATGGTCTTTGTTTGAAAGATGTGGCaattgtttaaattttgaTAATCCAAACGATTTTGGGACTAGAGAAGATTATGCcattttgaaaagtttgtttaacaacaaaaaaagagacACTGTTGAAGCAGTTAGCAAAAAAATGTCTAAACaaagcaaaaaattaatgaaggAAATGACAACCAAGCACTCAACATTCCAAGCTGGTTGGGCTAAGAAAAGATGTGTGCCTCCCCTTAAGAAAGTTAATGTTAAAGACGAGatagaaattaaaagagtAGATATAGATGATTACTTCATTTGGACCTGGATGTCTTCTATATCTAATGAACAaacttcttttaaaaaaaagatatttggAAGATCATTGATTTCAGAATTTGAATTTGATGGGTTTAAAAAGTGGGTTATTATAGAAGAATCAGATAAAACACTAGATTACATAACGAGATTGAACGCTACTAGTAGTGCTAATAATTTAACCTTGAATGGCacaaaggaaaagaaaaacagtGCTATAGATAAGATTCATGATACTGCTAAAGGTGATAAAAGGAACGCTACACCAGTTTATGAAAAGTTTCAGAAATTAAACATGGAAAAGTCAATGACACATATACCGCGATCTAAAAACTTTGAACCGGAGCTGGGTCCTCAACTACGCAAGCAACATAAAGCTGAAACCAGCGTTCATTCCATTGAGCATAAGTTGGCTAAGTGGAATCCGTTAAACAACTTAAGAAAGAAGAGCGAAACAAGTATAACCTCTTTAGAACCATCCCCTGATGTGGCAAGTGATGCATACTTGGAGGAGAGGGGAGAAAGTCTTTTAAGCCCAGCTAAACAAACTACTGCAtttaataagaataatgGAGACTTGTCTGATTTAAAAGACAGCAATAGAATTACTCCGTCTTTAGAACAAAAAACGAATATGTTGCAACAACCATCAATTCATGaacaatcaaaaaattcagATAGAGTTATTTCATCATTTAGTTTATTAAAACCAGGCGAATACGAATTGCCTCCACTTGAACTTGGTGATGATAATTTTGCGATTGATTTACCAATTTTAGATGCGATCCAGGTGGAAGACGAAGatattagaaaatatgAACTGGAACGTGAACAAAGgcaattagaaaaaaatcgTTTAcaagaggaagaggagAAAAAACGTTTACACGAAGAAGAGCAGAAGCAAAAAACACTATTAGCTAAACttcaaaagaaacaaatagAGCAACAGCGGCAGCAGAACCAAGCAATGAAGGAAGAAGAACCACCCTATGAAAAAGATTCGCGCCATAATGAAAGATTTACTGCTAAAAACAATTCTGGGACTATTGATAGACAAGTAGAAGTTATTGATTTAGAGGCTGATGATTTAAGTGACGCTGTTGACGATTTGACATCTCAAATATATCAATTTGATAGGAATTTAACCCAAAAGAGACAAAATACGCCCCATTATAAACCCGAGGAAGAAATTAGGGTTACTAGTAGTAGATATGATTCAAATACAATAGTTACACAAAACAGTGAAGAAGAACAAGGTGGCAATGAGACAAATTCCTTAATAAAGCCCTTGAATTTGGGGAGTGTAGAGTCTTTAAGTTATTTAGTCAATGATGACGCCGGTGAAAATTGTAGAGTTGCCATGccgcaacaacaacaacatgaACAGTATCAATATCCAAATGATCAATATCCCAATGCTGCTAAGAATAGGGATTTTTATGCTCAGCAGCAATCGGAGCGACGTGGTAGATCACACGACAATCATATGGATTATGCTTTAAATGAATTAAATTCAGAATCTCCTTTAAGAATAACCCACAGACCCCCTTCTCCTGTGTCGAATccttataaaaaagatcaGTTTTCAGAACAATATTCATACACTGGTGATCACCCTCCCATTGCTTCAGCTTCCCCTATGAACACTTACCAAAAAGGCTCGCCAAAATTTATGCAACAACATACCCTAAACAGTGAGCACCCAAGATCCCCATCTccgtataataataataataataataataataataataataataataataataatgtaaaTATTGCCAGAGCTGGGGCAATGCCATCTTCATACAACCACAATACTGTTAATCCCCCAGTAAATCCTCCGTCTCCGTACAACAACGGccataataatatgaaCACTAACAGGTCGCCAATGCATCCATCCtcatataataacaatgtaGTTATTCCCCAAACAAAATCACCATCACCTTACAATGGAGGTATGTCACCATCACCTTACAATGGAGGTATGTCACCATCACCTTACAATGGGGGTACGTCACCATCATTTTACAACAGAGGTACGTCACCATCACCTTACAACAGAGGTACATCACCATCACCTTACAACAGAGGTACATCACCATCACCTTACAACAGAGGTACATCACCATCACCAGGCACtcctaataataataccgCAAGTAATTTTGGTACTGGAAATATTGTTGTGCAACATGCAAAGTCTCCTCAACCGAGGATACAGGGAGGCACTGGTAACACTTGTGGTTTACAATCACAGGTGTCGTATTCACCTCAATATGAAGCTGGTGCAGGACTTGTAGCTTCACGGGGTCGATCGCCGTCTCCACAAAACCGTTCTTCATCTCCGCATGGTCGCTCACCTTCGCCTGTTTATGTAGAAAATAGAGTAGGAATGGGGCAACCTAGCCATTCATTTACATCCCCACAAATGGCATACCAAAAACAAGATAATAACGCTGATCGCAATGCCATTAATCAAAATAAGCAAAAGGCGTCTGCAAACAGGAATCCGTATGTTATCCCAAGAGTAGAAAGCAACCCTCAATTGCGAATACACCAAACACAACCACAGCAAAATGAGTTTCAACCTAGAGGGAGGGGCATCAATGGTAATTTCCCGGTACAGAAAAATTTATCTGCAGTGCCACCAATGATTGTTGTCAGTGGCTCTCCAGGAACAAATACTGTAGCGTCTTCTCCACCAAGAGCTAATACTATGATGAATATGCCGCCTTCTCCACAATATCAGCGAGGAAGTGTGTCACCATACAGACAAACACCATCCAACAATAGTATGATGCCAACATCTCCTCCAAATATGTATAATGCACAAATGCCAAGAGCCAATAGTATGCAAAACATGCCTACTTCGCCATATCGACAGCAGCAACCGCCAATGCATCATAATAACATGAATTGGGGAGGTCCAATTCCatcaaaacaacaacaatacaTACCTAGAAATACGTATGGTCCGAATGCAGAAGCCGATGAAATGGAGAATCCTATTGTTTCTAAAGTGGTAAGCGAAATGCCAGTTGCTCCGAGAGTTAATAAGTTACATAGTGGTAACGTTTATAAAAGTAAGGGGAGAAAACAGTTGTATGATCAAATTCGTGGGGGAGATTTTGGAATTTGA
- the ECM38 gene encoding gamma-glutamyltransferase (similar to Saccharomyces cerevisiae YLR299W | ECM38 | ExtraCellular Mutant): MEQKPFSKSNTKNDHNIDINPLIRLPTLTPNATEHLKIGEHGAISSDLLVCNELVYNEVLLKHGKTKVNAADMSVTLGLCVGLVNFFNSGVGGGGFAIHTSRHPEREEDTGTYFDFRETCPLSWDNEKYNLSTLGGLSIGLPGELKGYYEIYTTLGSGHVSWKDLLMPVVKLAYEGWEVSEVLEAALQVYKIPFEENFDDWSFVFSDVSQKTLKKAGEHITRPNFGKMLEVLAKNGSCAPFYDPDHWINKSMLKKIKEKGGIINQADFANYHVRIGKPLTTKIHIDEYWPLTVYTTGGVTSGAALLSALNIMEKFPKRKGGDYTSESAYELVEAMKWMASARSRLGDYNEEKELELRMQEILSDEWAINSSALIKNANLKTQKDWRDYKPQYQLTEPHGTTHFSIIDYNSNAISLTSTINLLFGSLVHDPVTGVIFNNEMDDFSNPKDDDHSNSFGLKPSIYNYPMPGKRPVSSASPVIVLDELNYPDLVIGASGGSRITTSVLQSLIRIYWYHMPLLETISYPRFHHQLLPNTLEVENGSMIGTRTIKELKEMGHDIQEVPPKSVLNGIKRDRKFLNYHAVSDWWRKRGMSLGY, encoded by the coding sequence ATGGAACAGAAACCATTCAGCAAATCAAATACCAAAAACGACCATAATATAGACATCAACCCATTGATAAGACTTCCGACCCTAACACCAAACGCAACAGAACACTTGAAAATAGGTGAACATGGGGCAATAAGCTCAGATTTACTAGTGTGCAATGAATTGGTATATAACGAAGTCTTATTAAAACACGGTAAGACTAAAGTTAATGCAGCAGACATGAGTGTTACTTTAGGCTTATGTGTTGGtttggtaaattttttcaacagCGGTGTTGGTGGCGGTGGGTTTGCAATTCATACTTCAAGGCACCCGGAAAGAGAAGAGGATACGGGTacatattttgattttagaGAGACGTGCCCGTTAAGTTGGGATAATGAAAAGTACAACTTAAGTACTCTGGGTGGATTAAGCATCGGCTTACCTGGTGAACTAAAGGGTTACTATGAAATTTATACCACTTTGGGGAGTGGTCATGTTTCTTGGAAAGATTTATTGATGCCGGTAGTAAAGCTAGCATATGAAGGTTGGGAAGTTTCTGAGGTTTTGGAGGCTGCACTCCaagtatataaaatacCCTTTGAGGAAAACTTTGATGACTGGTCATTTGTTTTCAGTGATGTGTCccaaaaaactttaaagaaAGCAGGTGAACATATAACGAGACctaattttggaaaaatgtTGGAAGTTTTAGCTAAAAATGGGAGTTGTGCACCCTTTTATGATCCAGATCATTGGATAAATAAGTCTAtgttaaagaaaattaaagaaaaaggcgGAATTATAAATCAAGCTGATTTTGCAAATTACCACGTGAGAATTGGCAAACCATTGACAACTAAAATACACATAGATGAGTATTGGCCATTAACCGTTTATACGACGGGTGGCGTAACCTCTGGTGCTGCGTTACTTTCAGCTTTAAACATCATGGAAAAATTTCCGAAAAGAAAGGGGGGTGATTATACTTCGGAGAGTGCCTATGAACTAGTGGAAGCTATGAAATGGATGGCAAGCGCGAGAAGCAGGTTAGGTGATTATAACGAAGAAAAGGAATTGGAATTAAGGATGCAAGAGATTTTAAGTGACGAATGGGCAATTAATTCTTCAgcattaattaaaaatgcgAATTTGAAAACTCAAAAAGATTGGAGAGACTATAAACCACAATACCAATTAACCGAGCCACATGGCACCACTCATTTTTCGATAATTGACTACAATTCCAATGCCATTTCTTTGACTTcaacaataaatttattattcgGTTCTTTGGTGCATGACCCAGTGACTGGCGTTATTTTCAACAACGAAATGGATGATTTTTCGAATCCTAAAGACGATGACCATAGCAATAGTTTTGGTTTGAAACCatcaatttataattatccaATGCCAGGCAAAAGACCGGTATCTTCTGCTTCTCCAGTTATCGTTCTAGACGAATTAAATTACCCAGACTTAGTTATAGGAGCAAGTGGCGGTAGCAGAATCACCACAAGTGTGTTGCAATCACTAATAAGAATTTATTGGTATCATATGCCACTTTTAGAAACTATTTCTTATCCTAGATTTCACCATCAGTTATTGCCTAATACCTTAGAGGTGGAAAATGGGTCAATGATTGGAACTCGTACTATAAAGGAATTGAAGGAAATGGGACATGATATTCAAGAAGTGCCACCTAAAAGCGTTTTAAATGGTATTAAACGTGACAGAAAATTTCTAAATTATCATGCTGTTAGTGATTGGTGGAGAAAAAGGGGTATGTCTTTGGGTTATTAG
- a CDS encoding DODA-type extradiol aromatic ring-opening family dioxygenase (similar to Saccharomyces cerevisiae YAL026C | DRS2 | Deficiency of Ribosomal Subunits), producing MTTNTAISNTVNTINKQPIYFLSHGGPTFLDENDEFGSNKGAFRTTRKIGDEIKKVLNPDYIVVLSGHWQAYPESQLSYNKKDAKFKYGGIFGNKNNNHVPLVQVATPAELLNKIASWEEMENEFAENKLIYDFYGFPDYLYKETFKSVVSTNVLARIRKVFEQYNLKNGVSDKRIDVEFVRRDIDHGVWVPLKVAQLDDLHKMGGNSIGSGSNNAPIPIVQMSLLADNSFSDHFYKLGDIIKLLRKDNAMVICSGMSVHNLGDLRYIYMDTNGNKFPYVLEFNNYLHDLILNDKFELSVQKNHNKLFDGLQQLNTDPNLIKLLYKAHPTLDHFLPFVAACGGMFPNEFGVELYNDQQFSLGWGIYKYGGPDNNLKGLEHDEL from the coding sequence ATGACCACCAACACTGCCATCAGTAATACTGTaaatactattaataaacaACCGATTTATTTCTTATCGCATGGAGGACCAACTTTTCtagatgaaaatgatgaatTTGGCTCAAATAAGGGGGCATTCAGAACCACAAGAAAAATTGGtgatgaaattaaaaaagttctGAATCCAGATTATATAGTTGTTTTATCTGGCCATTGGCAAGCCTATCCGGAATCACAACTGTCTTACAATAAAAAGGATGCAAAGTTTAAATATGGTGgtatttttggaaataaaaacaataaccaTGTGCCATTAGTGCAAGTCGCTACCCCTGctgaattattaaataaaatcgCGTCTTGGGaagaaatggaaaatgAATTTGCTGAAAATAAGTTGATTTACGATTTTTATGGATTTCCCGACTATTTGTATAAGgaaacttttaaaagtGTCGTTTCCACAAATGTTTTGGCCCGTATAAGAAAAGTATTTGaacaatataatttaaagaATGGCGTTTCAGATAAAAGGATCGATGTTGAATTTGTCAGGAGGGATATTGACCATGGTGTTTGGGTTCCCCTCAAAGTAGCTCAGTTAGATGATTTACATAAAATGGGGGGAAATTCGATTGGTAGTGGCAGCAATAATGCTCCAATTCCTATTGTTCAAATGTCCTTATTAGCGGACAATTCATTTTCAGATCATTTCTATAAATTAGGAGATATTATCAAATTGCTAAGGAAGGACAATGCAATGGTTATTTGTTCTGGTATGTCTGTTCACAATTTGGGAGATCTGAGATACATTTACATGGATACAAATGGTAACAAATTCCCATATGTTTTAGAATTTAATAACTATTTGCatgatttaatattaaatgataaatttgAATTAAGTGTACAAAAAAACCATAACAAATTGTTTGATGGCTTGCAACAGTTAAATACTGACccaaatttaattaaattgttGTACAAGGCACATCCCACCTTGGATCATTTCTTACCATTCGTGGCTGCTTGCGGTGGTATGTTTCCAAATGAATTTGGTGTGGAGTTGTATAATGATCAACAATTTTCATTGGGTTGGGGAATTTACAAATACGGTGGACCCGATAACAATTTAAAAGGCTTGGAACATGATGAATTGTAG